From the genome of Acidobacteriota bacterium, one region includes:
- a CDS encoding Uma2 family endonuclease: MSGVVAELQPRETGLTLHLSPAVELTDQQFFELCQLNSDLRLERTAEGDIVVMPPAGGETSNRNLGISVQLYNWTKRDGTGTAFESSAGFKLPNGADRSPDAAWVSHERLAQLTPEEKRKFIPLCPDFVIELLSPSDSLAATKAKMAEYIENGARLGFLIHPDARRVYVYRPGVPIEELKNVNEVSADPELPGFTLELADVWEPNI, from the coding sequence ATGAGTGGCGTCGTAGCAGAACTCCAACCGCGCGAAACAGGGCTCACTCTGCATTTGAGTCCTGCCGTTGAGTTGACCGACCAGCAGTTCTTCGAATTGTGTCAGCTCAACAGCGATCTCCGGCTGGAGCGTACTGCGGAAGGGGACATCGTAGTTATGCCGCCTGCCGGGGGAGAAACGAGTAACCGCAATCTCGGAATATCAGTTCAGCTCTATAATTGGACGAAGCGAGACGGGACCGGGACTGCCTTTGAATCCTCGGCCGGTTTCAAGCTCCCAAATGGAGCGGATCGTTCTCCGGATGCTGCGTGGGTGTCGCACGAGCGTCTGGCTCAACTGACCCCGGAAGAGAAGCGCAAGTTCATTCCGCTGTGTCCCGACTTCGTGATTGAGTTGCTTTCTCCATCGGATTCACTCGCGGCCACGAAAGCGAAGATGGCCGAGTATATCGAGAATGGCGCGCGCCTGGGATTCTTGATTCACCCCGACGCTAGACGCGTGTATGTCTATCGTCCAGGAGTACCGATCGAAGAGTTGAAGAATGTGAATGAGGTGTCGGCCGACCCAGAGCTGCCCGGCTTCACACTCGAGCTAGCCGATGTCTGGGAGCCGAACATCTAG
- a CDS encoding NUDIX hydrolase: MSKVPTKLQISAGGVAFRKQGGKLEVALISVGRDNRWQLPKGVVDKNESTEDAAVREVREEAGADTEVVDRIDKVEYWYFAKEKGGRVRYHKFVYFYLLRYKSGDVSGHDDEVNEARWVEISDAIKLLAFDSEKRIVEKAKELIR; the protein is encoded by the coding sequence GTGAGCAAGGTCCCAACCAAGCTGCAAATCTCCGCGGGCGGTGTCGCGTTCCGCAAGCAAGGCGGAAAACTCGAAGTCGCGCTCATCTCAGTCGGCCGAGACAACCGCTGGCAGTTGCCGAAGGGGGTTGTCGATAAGAACGAATCAACCGAAGACGCCGCCGTTCGCGAAGTCCGCGAAGAAGCAGGTGCCGATACCGAAGTCGTCGACCGCATCGATAAGGTCGAGTACTGGTATTTCGCGAAAGAGAAAGGCGGGCGGGTCCGCTATCACAAGTTTGTCTATTTCTACCTGCTTCGCTACAAGTCGGGCGATGTCAGCGGCCACGACGACGAAGTAAACGAAGCGCGCTGGGTCGAGATCAGCGATGCGATCAAGCTGCTTGCGTTTGATAGTGAGAAGCGAATTGTAGAGAAGGCGAAGGAACTGATCCGCTAG
- the purL gene encoding phosphoribosylformylglycinamidine synthase subunit PurL yields the protein MSEPVITPELIQSHGLTEEEYNRIVELLGREPSYTELGVFSVMWSEHCSYKSSKVHLRRLPTKGECVLQGPGENAGVVDIGGGLAAAFKIESHNHPSFIEPYQGAATGVGGILRDVFTMGARPLAAMNSLHFGPLAAGEDASAEERSVIARNRAIMAGVVKGVGDYGNAFGVPTIGGEVGFAECYSRNPLVNAFTLGIMRKDHIFYGRAEGVGNPVIYVGAKTGRDGIHGATMASEEFGEEAQSKRPTVQVGDPFLEKLLLEACLEAMRAGAIVGIQDMGAAGLTSSSCEMGSRAGNGVEIDIEHVPQRETGMTPYEIMLSESQERMLIVAAAGREREVVDIFKKWELDAVVIGHVTDDGHLRVKHSGRTVADIPNSALTDEAPVYHRPMKRPDAAAPIEVTQVESSTAELGSTFMRIIAQPPIAAKEWVYRQYDHMVRTNTVVLPGSDAAVIRIKEKRRGLAMTLDSNARYCQVDPRAGARLVVAEACRNLVASGARPLALTNCLNFGSPERPEVMWQFSEVIDGMAEACEMFGTPVTGGNVSFYNETDGRGIYPTPVIGMVGVVEDSRHITTQWFKQEGRAVILLGETANDLGASCYAAAMLGRLEGSLPQLDLELEQRVHEACLKIIRAGLVESAHDCSDGGLAVTIAESCFSTYGRDAVGCEVDLEGELSAAALLFAETPSRIVLSAAQSNVDQIVRLAREHDVAAAVIGRTGGERLVIDVNGERAVDRRVAEVESAWRTVLPRMLEIQSLVAPEKR from the coding sequence ATGAGCGAACCTGTTATCACTCCCGAACTCATTCAAAGCCACGGACTCACCGAAGAAGAGTACAACCGAATAGTAGAACTCCTGGGTCGCGAGCCCAGCTATACCGAGCTTGGCGTCTTCTCGGTTATGTGGTCAGAGCACTGCTCGTACAAATCATCGAAGGTCCATCTCCGGCGGCTACCGACGAAGGGCGAATGCGTGCTCCAGGGCCCGGGCGAAAACGCCGGCGTTGTCGATATCGGCGGAGGGCTGGCGGCCGCGTTCAAGATCGAATCGCACAATCATCCTTCGTTCATCGAGCCTTATCAGGGAGCGGCAACAGGCGTCGGCGGGATACTTCGCGATGTGTTCACTATGGGCGCGCGGCCGCTTGCGGCAATGAACTCATTGCACTTTGGCCCGCTCGCCGCGGGCGAAGATGCTTCGGCTGAAGAGCGCTCGGTGATTGCGCGCAACCGAGCGATTATGGCTGGAGTCGTAAAAGGCGTGGGGGACTACGGCAACGCGTTCGGCGTCCCGACTATCGGCGGCGAGGTCGGATTTGCCGAGTGCTATTCGCGCAATCCACTGGTGAACGCGTTCACGCTCGGGATCATGCGCAAGGACCACATTTTCTATGGCCGCGCGGAGGGGGTTGGCAATCCGGTCATCTACGTCGGGGCCAAAACCGGGCGTGACGGCATACATGGCGCGACGATGGCTTCCGAAGAGTTCGGCGAAGAAGCTCAATCGAAGCGGCCGACGGTTCAAGTCGGCGATCCGTTCCTTGAGAAACTGTTACTCGAAGCCTGTCTTGAAGCGATGCGCGCGGGCGCGATCGTCGGCATTCAAGATATGGGCGCGGCAGGTTTGACCAGCTCATCGTGTGAGATGGGCTCGCGCGCCGGCAACGGCGTCGAAATCGACATCGAACATGTGCCGCAGCGCGAGACGGGGATGACGCCCTACGAGATCATGCTTTCGGAGTCGCAGGAGCGCATGCTGATCGTCGCCGCAGCCGGCCGCGAGCGCGAAGTCGTCGACATTTTCAAGAAATGGGAGCTTGACGCGGTGGTCATCGGTCACGTTACCGATGATGGCCACTTAAGAGTGAAGCACAGCGGGCGGACAGTTGCGGATATTCCCAACTCAGCGCTGACCGACGAGGCGCCCGTCTATCACCGGCCGATGAAGAGACCCGACGCAGCCGCTCCAATTGAAGTCACCCAGGTCGAATCGTCTACAGCAGAATTGGGCTCGACCTTCATGCGCATCATCGCGCAGCCGCCAATCGCGGCGAAGGAATGGGTCTATCGACAATACGATCACATGGTGCGAACGAACACGGTGGTGCTGCCGGGCTCGGATGCGGCGGTGATACGGATTAAGGAGAAGCGGCGGGGGCTCGCAATGACTTTGGACTCGAACGCGCGCTACTGTCAGGTTGATCCGCGAGCAGGTGCGAGGCTGGTCGTCGCGGAGGCGTGCAGAAATCTTGTCGCCAGCGGCGCGCGCCCGCTAGCGCTGACGAACTGTTTGAACTTCGGCTCGCCCGAGCGGCCCGAAGTAATGTGGCAATTCAGCGAAGTGATCGATGGGATGGCCGAAGCTTGCGAAATGTTCGGCACGCCGGTGACGGGCGGCAACGTCAGCTTCTACAACGAGACGGATGGCCGCGGAATTTATCCGACGCCGGTGATCGGGATGGTCGGCGTGGTTGAAGACTCGCGTCACATCACCACTCAATGGTTCAAGCAAGAAGGCCGCGCGGTTATCCTGCTTGGTGAGACCGCGAACGATCTGGGAGCGAGCTGCTACGCGGCGGCGATGCTTGGACGTCTCGAGGGCAGCTTGCCTCAGCTCGACCTGGAACTCGAGCAGCGGGTCCATGAAGCTTGTTTGAAGATCATTCGGGCTGGGCTTGTCGAGTCGGCTCACGATTGTTCGGATGGAGGGCTTGCGGTAACGATTGCCGAGAGCTGCTTCTCAACCTATGGTCGAGACGCGGTTGGCTGTGAAGTGGACCTCGAAGGCGAGCTGTCGGCGGCCGCATTGTTGTTTGCCGAGACGCCTTCGCGCATCGTGTTGTCGGCTGCGCAAAGCAACGTCGATCAGATCGTGAGGCTGGCTCGGGAGCACGACGTCGCGGCCGCGGTGATCGGGCGCACCGGAGGCGAGCGATTGGTGATAGATGTAAACGGCGAGCGCGCAGTCGATCGACGCGTAGCAGAAGTTGAATCCGCCTGGCGCACGGTGCTCCCGCGGATGCTCGAGATCCAGTCGCTCGTCGCCCCCGAAAAGAGATGA